Below is a window of Arthrobacter sp. SLBN-112 DNA.
CCCATGCCGGCGGCCGAGACCGTGACAGAGCGGATTTCCACGGGGTCGAGGCCCAGCTCCCGCAGTGCCTCCGCGGTGCGGGCGGCAACCTGGGCCGAGCCGGCCTGCAACTGGTGGTCCACCACTACGGCGCCCACGGCCAGCGGGTGGCCGTCAACGTTTCCGCGGCGGGCGAAGTAGGCGGCCACCGCGGCGAGCGCCAGGGAGTCGGGCCCGCCGCTGCACGCGACGGTGACGCGGCGCGGGTATCCAGCCTCGGCGAGGGCTTTTTGGAGCATTTTGCGTGCAGTGCCGACGACGGGCGCGAGCCTTCCGGGCCGGCGTCGTCCGCTGCGTCGCGGGGTGGCGGGAGCTTCAGGCGTGGAGGGGCGGGGCGGCTGGGCGTCCGGCAATCAGAGGCCCATCCGGTCAATCCACAGCTTGGCGTCGTGGATCTCAGGCTCCGTGGGCAGGTTGTCCGCAGACTCCCACACCTTGTTGAAGCCCTCCATGCCGGCCACGTCCACCACGGCGCGGACAAAGCGGGCGCCGTCGGAGTACTGCCGCATTTTTGCGTCCAGGCCCAGCAGGCTGCGGATGAACTTCTCGATGACGCCGCGGTCCTTGCCGCGGTCGTTGAACCGCTGCCGGATGGTCTTCACCGAAGGGACGATGCTGGCGTCAACGGCATCCATCACCACGTTGGCGTGCCCTTCGAGGAGGCTCATCACCGCGGTGAGGTGCGAGATGGCGGCCTTCTCCTCGGGGTCCTGCAGCAGGTCCAGGATGGCGCCGCGGCCGGGCGTGTTTCCGGTGGCGGAGCGGTCCTTGAGGGACCGAGCGGCTGCGGTGGCGCGCTCCATCAGGGAATCGACGTTGCCCAGCAGGTGGCCGCTGAGTTCGTCGATCTGCTCCAGCATGTGGTGGCGCAGCCAGGGCGCCGCGGCGAACTGGACACGGTGGGTCTGCTCGTGCAGGCACACCCAGAGCCGGAAGTCCTCCGGCGCGACGTTGAGTTCGCGCTCCACCGAGACGATGTTCGGCGCCACGAGCAGGAGCCTGCCGGCTGCAGGGGCGGTGGAGTTCTCGGCCAGCGCCGCGAATGGGTCGTACTGGCCCAGCACCTTGCTGGAGAGGAAGGCCAGCACGGCACCGAGTTGGCTGCCGGTGATGGCGCCGCTGACGCTGGCCGCGGATGGGCTCAGGGTCCCGCGGCGGGTGTCCAGCATCTTCTGCATGGCGGGCTTGAGCATCACCGCAAAGCTCTGGGTGTTGGCCTTGGCCCAGGACGCCCGGTCAACCACCAAGACTGAGGAGTCCCTCAAGTCCCGCGCGGCTTCCAAGCCGGTGATTTCGTGGACGTGCGGGACAGACTCGTCCGCGAGCCGGCGCAGGCTGTCCACCGCCTCGGCAATGGCCTTTTCATCCAGCACTGGGCCGGCCGGAGCCAGCCGCGCCGCGGTGGAAGCAGCGAGGTCCCAATTGATCAGGGACTGGGCCGTTGGGGACAACGTCGGTGCGGACTCGCGCGCAGTGGACTCCATGGTTCCCATCAGAACACAGCAGCCCGGGGCACGTCCTTAAAGTTCGCTGACCGGCGAACTTCCACAGCCACCGCACAGGGTGCCGAAAGCGCCGGCCCAGTCCGCTGCGCCATCGTGGAGGTACAGGCTGATAACCCTTGAGAAGGAGGCCATCATGATCCCCTACCGCCCCATCCCTCCCCTGACCACAGGCCCGCGCAAGGGCTGGGCAGCGGTGCTTGCCGCCGTCGTCACAGCCGCGTTGCTGGGCGTGCAGCCGCAGTAGGTCAGCGGCAGCCGCACCCTGCCAGCGCGGTGGCAGCCCGGTCCAGCGCCTGCTTGTTCCCGACAGCCCCCTGCGTGAGTCCGTTGCCGATGAACGAGAACACCAGGAGCCGGCCGTCGGCGTCCACTACATAGCCGCTCAGCGCCAGGACGGTGTTCAACGTCCCGGTCTTGGCGCGCACCAGCCCCGCGCCACCTGCCGTGGCGGCATCCCCGTACCGGGTATCCAGGGTTCCGGACAGGCCACCCACCGGAAAGCCGTCCAGCGCGCCGCGGAGCCTGGAATCTGCGCCAGTGGTGATGGCCCGGACCACGTCCGCGAACTGGCGGGCAGAAACCTGGTTGCCCAGGGCCAGCCCGCACACATCCGCCAGTTTGATGGTGTCCGAGGCTACGCCGGCAGCCCCTGCCTCGGCACCGACTGCGGCCGTGGCTCCGTCATTGCTGCCGGGCCGGCCGGTGGCCACCGCCGTCATCCGGCCCATGGTTTCCGCCAGGTAGTTGTCCGATACCTGCAGCATGAGGTCCACCTGCTCGGCCACGGTGGCTGATTCAACCTGTGCCAGCACCGCGGGCTGCGCCATCTGGCCGGCTGCGCCTGCCGCCGTGGCCGCCCCGGGTGAACGGTCGACGCCGGCGGCGACTGTCAGGCCTGCTCCGGCACCTGCCGCACGGAGCCGGGCCGCGAATTCCTCGGCCGCGGCCATGGCGGCATCCTGGGGCCGGGGACCCGTGGCGACGGCGGGATCGAAGCGCGCAGAGTTGAGGGCCAGCGGGTAGAGCGGCGCGATTTCGCCTGCTTCAACGTCGCCGGCCAGCCAGGCCGGGTTCAGCGCGGGGCCGGTGAATAGTGAATCGTCCAGCAGCACTTTGATCTCCCCGGTGGCGGCCGCTGCCCGCAGGGCGTCCACGGCCAGGGCGGCAAGGGTGGCCATGCCGGCGTGGCCAAGGGTTTGTTCCGGCTGCGACTCCCCTGCACCGAGCAGTACGTCGCCACCGCCCACCAGCACAACCTGCCCGGGGGCGGGACCGCGCAGCACCTTCGTGGCGAAACGGTGGTCCGGTCCCAGGGTCCGCAGCGCGGCAACCGACGTCAGCAATTTGAGGTTCGACGCCGGCACCCGGCCTTCCGCGCCGCCGCGGTCAAAAAGGACCTGGCCCGTGGACGCGTCCTGCACCACGCCGGTGAACGTACCGCCGCCGTCGGTCTTCAACAACGGATCCACCTGGGCCGTCACCGCCGAGGGTAGGGGCACCGGCGCGGACTGCTGGAGCGGGGCAAGGACCTGCGGGGCCGAAATGGTGGCCGGGAGCTGCTGCCAGGCGGGCGCCGACGGGGCCGGGGCGGGCGAGCCCGGGCCCACGAATCCGGGTGCCACCACCAGGACCGCCGGAACGGCGAGAACGAACAGGAGCAAGGTCACCAGCACCGGCGGGATGGAGGTTCGCAAGCCCTGGACCAGGCCTCCGGAGCCCCGGGAGCGGCGGGCACGCCGCGAATCCGTGCCGGTTGTGTTGCTCATGCTGGTACTGGTCCTCAAGTCCTGAAATTTCCCCAC
It encodes the following:
- the dacB gene encoding D-alanyl-D-alanine carboxypeptidase/D-alanyl-D-alanine-endopeptidase: MSNTTGTDSRRARRSRGSGGLVQGLRTSIPPVLVTLLLFVLAVPAVLVVAPGFVGPGSPAPAPSAPAWQQLPATISAPQVLAPLQQSAPVPLPSAVTAQVDPLLKTDGGGTFTGVVQDASTGQVLFDRGGAEGRVPASNLKLLTSVAALRTLGPDHRFATKVLRGPAPGQVVLVGGGDVLLGAGESQPEQTLGHAGMATLAALAVDALRAAAATGEIKVLLDDSLFTGPALNPAWLAGDVEAGEIAPLYPLALNSARFDPAVATGPRPQDAAMAAAEEFAARLRAAGAGAGLTVAAGVDRSPGAATAAGAAGQMAQPAVLAQVESATVAEQVDLMLQVSDNYLAETMGRMTAVATGRPGSNDGATAAVGAEAGAAGVASDTIKLADVCGLALGNQVSARQFADVVRAITTGADSRLRGALDGFPVGGLSGTLDTRYGDAATAGGAGLVRAKTGTLNTVLALSGYVVDADGRLLVFSFIGNGLTQGAVGNKQALDRAATALAGCGCR
- a CDS encoding zinc-dependent metalloprotease encodes the protein MESTARESAPTLSPTAQSLINWDLAASTAARLAPAGPVLDEKAIAEAVDSLRRLADESVPHVHEITGLEAARDLRDSSVLVVDRASWAKANTQSFAVMLKPAMQKMLDTRRGTLSPSAASVSGAITGSQLGAVLAFLSSKVLGQYDPFAALAENSTAPAAGRLLLVAPNIVSVERELNVAPEDFRLWVCLHEQTHRVQFAAAPWLRHHMLEQIDELSGHLLGNVDSLMERATAAARSLKDRSATGNTPGRGAILDLLQDPEEKAAISHLTAVMSLLEGHANVVMDAVDASIVPSVKTIRQRFNDRGKDRGVIEKFIRSLLGLDAKMRQYSDGARFVRAVVDVAGMEGFNKVWESADNLPTEPEIHDAKLWIDRMGL